The following is a genomic window from Niabella soli DSM 19437.
GCAACTTGCCCGTTTATATGTAAAACTGAATGCCCGGAAAACAGGTTTATTGCAATGGGAAGATTTAAAGGATCACCCGCTGCCACAAGATTTTTCAGACATGCTGGGCTGGAAGGAAATGACGCAGAAAGTGGCAAAAGCCTATAACCTGTTGGACAGTTCCTCAAAAAAAGATGTATTTATATTTTGCAATAATTACGGAATGGCGGGTGCCGTGAATCACTATGGATCGGAATATCATTTGCCCGAAGCCTATAGCGATAATGCGAGTTTTTTGTATTGGCTTCCTTCCGGAAAATATATCCGGGACATGATCCTTGTTACGGACGATGCCCATGAAGAGCAACATGATTTTGCAAAGGGTTTTGTATCGGTCGCAAAAATCGATAGCGTTACCAATGAATATGCCAAAGAAAAAGGCGATTATATTTATTTATTCAAAGGAGCCGATAATAATTTCCGGGAGTTTTTCAGGAAAAAGATTGAAAAAGATAAGTTGAGATTGAAATATTGACTTTTAAATATTGAGCATATAAGCAGTTTCAACCGTATATTGACTCGCATGCAGAACCGGCTGTATTTATTTTAGATTCGCTTCGTCACGGGCGATGAATTGCTGATCCACGAGCTATTTTCCTTTCAGCCACATGGGTTTTTTCTTAAGAATTTTTTTATAGACCGGACAATCTTCCGAATGACAACCCGGCAAATACCCGGTGCTCATCAGGAATTCGTTTACAATCTCGCCCCCGGTAAATTTAAAATGCTTTTTAAACAGCTTCACCCACTCTTCTTTGGTTTTGGGGTGATGATGATCCAGCCAGTTTTTAAATGACCCAAATTCCTTTTGAAGCAAGCACATCACTTTAGCATTTTCAATAGCCGCATTTATTTTCAGGCGATTCCGGATGATGCCGGCATCCTGCATTAATGCGTCAAATTTCTTTTGATTGTATTTGCTCACTTTTTGAATATCAAACTGATCAAATGCCTTATAAAAAGCATCTTTCTTTTTAAGAATGGTTTCCCAGCTCAGGCCGGCCTGGTTGATTTCCAAAACAAGCCTGGCAAACAGTTCATTGTCTGAATCCAGCGGAAAGCCATATTCTGTATCATGGTATTTTTCATGAACCGTACCCTTTCCTTTTTCTTTTACGAATGTGCAATAAAATGACATGCTGCAAAATGCACAAAAAAATATAAAAAAATATTTTGCTGTTAATGTATCTGCATTTATATTTGCACTCCCAACGCGGAAAACAAAAGGGAGTTTAGCTCAGCTGGTTCAGAGCATCTGCCTTACAAGCAGAGGGTCGGCGGTTCGAACCCGTCAACTCCCACCAATACCAACAAGGGTTTCAGACGATGAAGCCCTTTTTTGTTGCCCTCACTTGCAAACAAATTAAGACTCATTGAGTAGGCACAAGAAGGATTTTTCGTGCATTATAACGAGTGGCGCTTGAGCGCAATTTTAAAACTGTTGGAATTTTCGATAGATCTTCGAAACGATGCCGGAGTACATCAACCCGGGCCTTTTGTTGTGGAGAAAGCTGCATGCCGTAAATGTATTGAAACACTTATAGAAAAAGATGTTGTAAATTAGCAAAACTCAAATTATGTGGAAAGAAATGATCATCCTGCTGAATTACCTGAAAAACGACGTTGCGACTGAAGAAAATGCATAGTCCCCCTGCCCCGGAAGTATCGACAGCCGGTAAAAAAATAT
Proteins encoded in this region:
- a CDS encoding DNA-3-methyladenine glycosylase I, whose product is MSFYCTFVKEKGKGTVHEKYHDTEYGFPLDSDNELFARLVLEINQAGLSWETILKKKDAFYKAFDQFDIQKVSKYNQKKFDALMQDAGIIRNRLKINAAIENAKVMCLLQKEFGSFKNWLDHHHPKTKEEWVKLFKKHFKFTGGEIVNEFLMSTGYLPGCHSEDCPVYKKILKKKPMWLKGK